One window of the Pseudobdellovibrionaceae bacterium genome contains the following:
- a CDS encoding cobalamin B12-binding domain-containing protein, translating into MIRWCSYCQRFLSEAPPYEDLAVSHGACSECAALGPTGLDQQVDTGRAISELQGQLWEAAKGANYSEIQRLLGIAQAIRVRNSDLLLGMISPLLYKVGLHWEKKKLSVADEHRITRFFEQVYHQVKTSSELDVPPRNNKSQPDVLLINAPNNHHTLAVRFLEMWLEDRGISVMAIYPGLPAEEVTELIAKTKPKALGISISMENQATETLKIVDQVHQKFPSVKIMVGGCAVKTGKYTPLNQDKAIWSTVPEDLAQLVAA; encoded by the coding sequence ATGATTCGCTGGTGTTCTTATTGTCAAAGATTCCTCTCTGAAGCTCCACCTTACGAAGACCTCGCCGTCTCCCATGGCGCTTGCTCCGAATGTGCCGCCTTGGGACCCACGGGACTAGATCAACAGGTCGATACCGGACGCGCGATCTCGGAACTCCAAGGACAGCTTTGGGAGGCTGCTAAGGGCGCCAATTATTCTGAAATCCAGAGGCTTCTTGGAATTGCCCAGGCCATTCGAGTGCGCAACAGCGATCTCCTCTTGGGCATGATTTCCCCCTTGCTCTACAAAGTCGGATTACACTGGGAAAAGAAGAAGCTGAGTGTTGCCGATGAACATAGAATCACACGTTTTTTTGAGCAGGTCTATCACCAAGTAAAAACCAGCTCTGAGCTAGATGTGCCACCTAGGAACAATAAATCTCAACCTGATGTGCTATTAATCAATGCTCCAAACAATCATCACACTCTTGCCGTACGATTCTTGGAAATGTGGCTAGAGGATCGAGGCATAAGTGTCATGGCCATTTACCCTGGCCTCCCTGCCGAGGAAGTGACCGAGCTTATCGCCAAAACCAAACCCAAGGCATTGGGGATCTCGATTTCCATGGAAAATCAGGCGACAGAGACTCTAAAGATTGTAGATCAAGTTCACCAGAAATTCCCATCGGTCAAGATCATGGTCGGCGGTTGCGCCGTCAAAACAGGGAAGTACACTCCCCTTAACCAGGATAAGGCCATTTGGTCGACCGTGCCGGAGGACCTGGCACAGCTGGTTGCCGCCTAA
- a CDS encoding MerR family transcriptional regulator, whose amino-acid sequence MKLDINHVSQITGLTVHIIRAWEKRYGVVSPERQGKNRAFTYEDVERLKALKALVELGYPIRKAAKMSAAEIEVLLPETYGPLIQHRQELLQLLSDYQLDRLLEELHRHRVRRGVEEFLIDLVVPLMAEVGRMVATGELSVSQEHAVSALVRDQIIKTRSAETQVDKPLIAFCTPEGDYHELGILIASKLAQSKGYPTLNFGANLPIEALVDIIKGVKPKILVLSAAPIESNFDGLPDYLSQLRSETKKGLDVWVSGALARQFAEDFRSVATMKEFFQLLD is encoded by the coding sequence ATGAAGCTTGATATCAATCATGTATCTCAGATAACCGGATTGACCGTCCACATCATTAGGGCCTGGGAAAAGCGCTATGGAGTGGTCAGTCCCGAGCGCCAGGGTAAAAACAGGGCTTTCACCTATGAGGACGTTGAGCGTCTAAAAGCGCTTAAAGCCTTGGTTGAGCTTGGTTACCCGATTCGCAAAGCAGCGAAAATGTCGGCTGCAGAAATTGAAGTTTTGCTTCCAGAGACCTATGGGCCATTGATTCAACACCGCCAGGAGCTCCTTCAACTGTTGAGCGACTACCAATTGGATCGGCTGCTGGAAGAGCTTCACCGCCACCGTGTTCGGCGTGGAGTGGAGGAGTTTCTCATCGACCTCGTCGTTCCGCTGATGGCAGAGGTGGGTCGAATGGTAGCCACTGGTGAGTTAAGTGTGTCTCAGGAGCACGCAGTCTCAGCTCTGGTTCGCGATCAAATCATTAAAACCAGATCGGCGGAAACTCAGGTAGATAAGCCACTGATAGCCTTTTGCACTCCAGAGGGGGACTATCATGAGTTGGGGATTCTTATAGCCAGCAAACTGGCCCAATCTAAAGGCTATCCAACCCTGAATTTTGGAGCCAACCTCCCGATCGAAGCCCTCGTGGACATTATCAAAGGGGTGAAGCCCAAGATTCTAGTTTTGAGCGCCGCACCGATTGAGAGTAACTTTGATGGCCTTCCTGACTATTTAAGTCAGCTGCGGAGTGAAACCAAAAAAGGACTCGATGTCTGGGTGTCTGGAGCCTTGGCCCGTCAGTTCGCCGAAGATTTTAGATCAGTGGCGACAATGAAAGAGTTCTTTCAGTTGCTTGATTAG
- a CDS encoding lipocalin family protein, producing MTNLAATLMAFFWGTSCAHGALNQSQLEVVPSVDINRYLGTWFEIARYPNSFQGDCFASTATYSLRGDGNIKVINRCNEGSFDGPIDEAVGKAWVVDPSTNAKLKVQFFWPFAGNYWIIDLDPNYQWAVVGEPDRQYLWILSRTPQMDKNDYEGIISRLTPKGYDPQELIITPQKETL from the coding sequence ATGACAAATCTAGCAGCAACTTTGATGGCATTTTTTTGGGGGACTTCCTGCGCACATGGGGCTCTCAACCAATCTCAGCTGGAGGTGGTTCCCTCGGTCGACATCAATAGATATCTGGGCACCTGGTTCGAAATCGCCCGCTATCCCAATTCATTCCAAGGAGACTGTTTCGCTTCGACAGCTACCTATTCTCTTCGGGGTGATGGCAACATTAAGGTGATCAATCGCTGCAACGAAGGGTCCTTCGATGGACCCATCGATGAGGCCGTGGGCAAGGCCTGGGTTGTCGATCCTAGTACTAACGCTAAATTGAAGGTGCAGTTTTTTTGGCCCTTCGCTGGCAATTACTGGATTATCGATCTCGATCCTAATTATCAATGGGCTGTTGTGGGAGAACCTGATCGTCAGTATTTGTGGATTCTCAGTCGCACACCACAAATGGACAAAAACGACTACGAAGGAATTATTTCTCGCCTTACACCTAAGGGTTATGACCCTCAAGAGCTGATCATCACTCCTCAAAAGGAGACATTATGA
- a CDS encoding NUDIX hydrolase produces the protein MKMLSTVGAGCLVIESDQVLLVQPNYGPAKGQWMFPGGFINDNESPEDAALRELWEETGQVGKVIPPLCIRYRQAPTDIYWVFQVELTLNTPISVLTSELLDVRFWPVKEAIHSPLVRPMSRFFLESALAPPLSNVPLPRGHDDTHRVFFFEPSDFHHAQVHYQRNERLAQ, from the coding sequence ATGAAAATGCTTTCAACCGTCGGAGCAGGATGCCTGGTCATTGAAAGCGACCAGGTCCTGCTGGTTCAGCCAAACTATGGGCCCGCCAAAGGACAGTGGATGTTCCCCGGGGGCTTCATCAACGACAATGAGTCCCCAGAGGACGCTGCCCTGAGAGAGTTGTGGGAGGAAACCGGGCAGGTCGGAAAAGTCATCCCCCCCTTGTGCATTCGCTACCGGCAGGCCCCCACTGACATCTATTGGGTATTTCAGGTTGAACTCACACTCAATACCCCCATCTCAGTTCTTACTTCCGAGCTTTTGGATGTACGCTTTTGGCCAGTGAAGGAGGCCATCCACTCTCCGCTGGTGCGGCCCATGTCCCGGTTTTTTCTGGAGTCGGCCCTCGCTCCCCCACTCAGCAATGTGCCACTCCCTCGCGGTCACGATGACACCCATCGCGTGTTCTTTTTTGAACCCTCTGACTTCCATCATGCGCAAGTCCACTACCAACGAAACGAAAGGCTGGCACAATGA
- a CDS encoding DUF1295 domain-containing protein, translating into MDNTLWAHLAFVLVYFSFGWWLSIKTDKFAWIDVFWVSSFVPLVIHSFFSVGTWPQVILHIMYLAWSCRLSLLLLARVYGKGEDSRYVRLRNHWGNKASLYFYFLFIAEGVLVLLLLIPIYLVSQSLHIELDFWNLLAAILFMIFLMGESLADWQRNRFAKTHSGQKKVCRSGLWKYSRHPNYFFEILIWYTFALYNFGLSRNLLSFLPAIVMHLLIWKVTGVPPSRQQSLESRGEAYRQYMKTTNELIPWPPKEI; encoded by the coding sequence ATGGATAACACCCTTTGGGCCCACTTGGCCTTTGTTCTTGTCTATTTCTCCTTTGGCTGGTGGCTATCTATCAAAACGGACAAGTTTGCTTGGATTGATGTATTCTGGGTTTCGAGTTTCGTTCCGCTTGTTATTCACAGCTTTTTTTCCGTAGGGACATGGCCCCAGGTGATCCTTCACATTATGTACCTGGCCTGGTCTTGCCGCCTGAGCCTGCTCCTTTTAGCTCGTGTTTATGGAAAGGGTGAGGACTCCCGCTACGTGAGACTCCGCAATCATTGGGGCAACAAAGCCTCCCTCTACTTTTACTTTCTCTTTATTGCTGAGGGGGTCCTGGTTCTCCTTCTCCTCATTCCCATCTACCTCGTCAGTCAGTCCTTACACATAGAACTGGATTTCTGGAATTTACTTGCCGCCATCCTATTTATGATCTTTCTTATGGGCGAATCCCTGGCTGACTGGCAGAGAAATCGATTTGCAAAGACCCACTCTGGCCAAAAGAAGGTCTGTCGCTCTGGACTCTGGAAGTACTCACGGCACCCCAATTATTTTTTTGAGATCCTTATTTGGTACACATTTGCTCTCTATAATTTTGGTCTCAGTCGAAACCTGCTGAGCTTTCTTCCTGCCATCGTTATGCATCTCCTGATTTGGAAGGTGACGGGCGTCCCGCCCTCTCGTCAACAGTCATTGGAGTCACGAGGCGAAGCCTATCGACAGTATATGAAGACCACCAACGAACTCATTCCCTGGCCACCCAAGGAGATTTGA
- a CDS encoding nuclear transport factor 2 family protein produces MKALTIATALLLTIPTFGETMSQMDRIKDVFNRLRADNMEILDQFYHPDARFIDPLGDHQGRESVKAYYSNLYKNVTEIHFEFIDDLSVGNKHLLVWKMHLKAKGLKGGETVTLDGNSVIHFNDQDLVSYHRDYFDMGEFIYEQVPVLSWIIGKVKDRLKN; encoded by the coding sequence ATGAAGGCCCTTACCATTGCTACCGCCCTATTACTCACCATCCCCACTTTTGGAGAAACCATGAGCCAAATGGATCGTATTAAAGATGTGTTTAATCGCTTGAGAGCCGACAATATGGAGATTCTCGATCAGTTTTATCATCCGGACGCCCGATTTATTGATCCTCTAGGAGATCACCAGGGCCGGGAATCGGTGAAGGCTTACTACTCAAATCTCTATAAAAACGTCACCGAGATCCACTTTGAATTCATTGACGATCTCTCCGTTGGCAACAAACATTTGCTGGTGTGGAAGATGCACCTGAAGGCCAAGGGTCTCAAAGGTGGGGAAACCGTTACACTAGACGGAAACTCCGTCATCCATTTCAACGACCAGGACCTTGTTAGCTATCACCGAGACTACTTTGATATGGGCGAGTTTATATATGAGCAGGTTCCCGTCCTGTCGTGGATCATTGGCAAAGTGAAAGACAGGCTCAAAAACTAA
- a CDS encoding VWA domain-containing protein has translation MKKPTKFPIERVLSGVLSLSLAAGILVGCGDNEPTPMLRPLPDQGLERVIQKKKDAQEIRRPMVEILFVIDDSGSMQTHQENLKRNAVLFVSALNQSVILDYRIGVTTTSDKDKGNLKGPLGSYVTPRTVNGMDILAQSMIVGTNGDATERVLSQILPVLQNPVANFSRKGSYLAVVFVTDAEDQSKLDPTSVYNEMVNFKGGDPEKVLVYGAYVPPGVDGCSRDGGEQPKKLETFLSLASAGANDNYFNLCSPTFGNDLAQIAEDIVEKVGSRITLDKAPDPATIVVKYGNMTIPNHPHKGWTYDPATKSIYLGREIEWPEEDQDRELTIDFRRAIFPEEREHAKK, from the coding sequence ATGAAAAAGCCAACTAAATTCCCCATAGAGAGAGTGCTCAGTGGAGTTTTAAGTTTGTCCTTGGCCGCGGGAATTCTCGTTGGTTGCGGAGACAATGAGCCGACTCCCATGCTGCGCCCTCTGCCTGATCAGGGCCTGGAGCGCGTGATTCAGAAAAAGAAGGACGCCCAGGAGATTCGCCGTCCGATGGTGGAGATTCTCTTTGTCATTGATGATTCTGGAAGTATGCAGACTCATCAGGAGAACTTAAAGCGCAATGCGGTACTGTTTGTCTCCGCACTGAATCAGAGCGTAATTCTCGACTACCGTATTGGCGTAACCACGACCAGCGATAAAGACAAAGGCAATCTAAAGGGCCCCTTGGGCTCTTATGTGACCCCGCGAACGGTCAATGGTATGGATATTTTGGCCCAGTCTATGATTGTTGGCACTAACGGTGATGCCACAGAGAGAGTTTTGTCTCAGATCCTACCGGTTCTGCAGAATCCAGTGGCGAATTTTTCCCGGAAGGGTTCCTATTTAGCCGTAGTTTTTGTAACTGATGCCGAGGACCAGAGTAAATTGGATCCGACCAGTGTCTACAATGAGATGGTGAACTTTAAGGGTGGTGATCCTGAAAAAGTCCTGGTCTATGGTGCCTATGTTCCTCCGGGCGTGGACGGCTGTTCTCGTGACGGTGGTGAGCAACCCAAAAAGCTGGAGACCTTTTTGAGTTTGGCTAGTGCTGGAGCCAACGACAACTACTTTAATCTTTGTTCGCCCACATTTGGTAATGACCTAGCTCAGATTGCTGAGGACATTGTGGAGAAAGTGGGAAGCCGTATCACCCTGGACAAGGCTCCGGATCCGGCGACCATTGTTGTTAAGTATGGAAACATGACTATTCCCAATCATCCTCACAAGGGGTGGACCTACGACCCTGCAACCAAATCCATCTACTTGGGTCGTGAAATCGAGTGGCCGGAAGAGGATCAGGACAGGGAATTGACCATTGATTTCCGTCGAGCGATTTTTCCTGAGGAGAGAGAACATGCAAAAAAGTAA
- a CDS encoding outer membrane beta-barrel domain-containing protein: MKNLIFTLIVGLLGLSASAGDIMEGFDSLGGNKDLYNKAKALHPETEIKIVQGRTVSRKFRHEFSPQVASFVGGDAYLSTDTLGLTYHFHINHRWSVGLNYFYAFNSLTSEAKALISNGLQPKLTEPLVPDLDEPRQGYLATVNWYPIYGKMSLYDLGITQFDLYLTAGTGVMELSSKGTGTYTYGGGLGVWFSQHLTGRMELRRQVYDTERFTGKHTMNLTVLGLSLGYML; this comes from the coding sequence ATGAAGAATCTAATATTTACCCTAATTGTAGGTCTCTTAGGATTGTCAGCTTCGGCTGGCGACATCATGGAGGGTTTTGACTCCCTTGGTGGCAACAAGGATCTTTACAACAAAGCCAAGGCTTTGCATCCTGAGACCGAAATAAAGATTGTTCAGGGTCGGACGGTGTCGAGGAAGTTCCGCCATGAGTTTTCCCCGCAGGTGGCCAGCTTTGTGGGTGGCGATGCCTACTTGTCGACGGACACCTTGGGATTGACCTATCACTTTCACATCAATCATCGCTGGTCGGTTGGTCTCAATTACTTCTATGCTTTTAACTCCCTGACCAGCGAAGCCAAGGCCTTGATCTCCAATGGGCTTCAACCCAAGTTGACCGAGCCTTTAGTTCCGGACCTGGATGAGCCCCGCCAGGGTTACTTGGCAACGGTGAATTGGTATCCTATCTACGGAAAAATGAGTCTCTATGATTTAGGAATCACCCAGTTTGATCTCTACCTGACTGCAGGTACTGGAGTGATGGAGCTCTCCTCAAAGGGAACAGGCACTTACACCTATGGTGGTGGATTGGGTGTGTGGTTCTCTCAGCATTTGACGGGCCGTATGGAATTGCGCCGTCAGGTCTATGATACGGAGAGATTTACGGGCAAACACACCATGAACCTGACCGTTCTTGGTTTGTCGTTGGGGTATATGCTTTAA